The Gemmatimonadales bacterium genome contains the following window.
GAGAGCCTGCAGCGCCTGGTCGCACCCGGGTCGAGGAACGCGCACGGGGCCGTTCCCGCGGGCGGCGATGCCGACGACGTCGCGAAGGGCCTGTCGCTGATCGCGGGCCGCGCCGAGTCGCTCAGCCGGTTCATGGCGTCCTACGCCCGCCTGGCGCGCCTGCCGCCCCCCAGGCTCCAGCCGCTCGACGTGGCCACCTGGGTGCGCCGGGTGGCCGCGCTCGAGCGCCGGATCGAGGTGGCGGTGGACGCGGGTCCCGACGTCGTCATAGCGGCCGACGGCGATCAGCTCGACCAGCTGCTCATCAATCTGGTGGACAACGCGGCCGACGCCGCGCTCGAAACCGGGGGGAGCGTCGAGGTGGGCTGGCGGCGCGAGCGGAAGTTCGTCGAGGTGTGGGTCCACGACGAGGGACCGGGCCTCGCGGACACGGCGAACCTGTTCGTGCCGTTCTTCACCACCAAGCCCGAGGGCTCCGGCATCGGGCTGGTGTTGAGCCGCCAGATCGCGGAAGCCCACGGGGGCCGGCTGACGCTCGCCAACCGGACGGAGGGGAAGGGCGCCGAAGCGCGACTCCTGCTGCCGGCCCTGGGCGGCGCGCCGGTCGTCTAGCCGGCGCGCGCGCTCCCGCCCGCCGACTTCCCCTCGTACGCCCGCCGCAGGGCAGCGATGTCCAGCTTGGCCATCGTCAGCATCGCCTGCATCGCGCGCTTCGCTCCCTCGGCGTCCTTGCCGCCGAGCACCTCGCCGAGCACGGACGGCACGATCTGCCACGACACGCCGAACCGGTCGGTGAGCCAGCCGCAGCGGCCCGGCTTGCCGCCGCCGGCCGTCAGCTTCTCCCACAGCGCGTCCACTTCCGCCTGGGTCTCGCAGTCGACGAACAGCGAGATGCCCTCGGCGAACGTGAACGAAGGGCCACCGTTCAGGGCCATGAAGGGCTGGCCCTCCAACTCGAAGGCCATCGTCATGACGGCGCCCTTCGGCCCGGGGCCCGCGTCGCCGTAGCGCCGGGTGCTGGTGATCCTCGAGTTCTTGAAGACCGAGGTGTAGAGCGTCACGGCCTCTTCCGCCTGGTCCCTGAACGTCAGGAACGTCGTGATCTTCTGCATCGCGTCTCTCTCCTCCGGTTTTGGCGGCGTTGTCGGTGCGGGGAGTGGTCCGGCCCCGCGACCCCGGCTCCGGATGGGCGTCGAACGAGGTAGGACGGAATCGACAGGGTGGGACTTCGCGGATGCCGCGGCGCGGACTCGCAACTTCGGCAGCGAACGCCTGACAACGCGTTATGTCGCCTCAGCCCCCTGATCCCACAGGACGGCGAGCGCCGCCTTCACGTCGTCGGCGTGCACGCCCACGCGGTAGCCGGGGACGGGTGGCACCAGCGCCGGCAGACTGTAGCCCGTATGCTCGGCGACCACGCACTCGACGCCGCGGGCGGCAAGCCGCTCACGCGCGCCGCGCGCCGTCTCCGCGTCCGGGAAGGTCTTGATCCAGACAACATCGGTCATCATTGACCGCGCGTCCCTCCGTCACCCGCAGCCCGGGCATCCACTACCAGAGAGAATAGACGGGGGACGTCAGTCGGGCGTCAAACGGGGCCGGAAAGCGGCCTAGGCGCTGGTTTTCCGGAAGCGGGTGGACGCGAACCACAGGATCGTCCCACCCATCGCCGCGAGCACGGCCAGCTCCGGCCACAGCACGGCCAGGCCGGCCCCCTTGAGGAAGATCGCCCGGACCGCTTCGACGTAATACCGCACCGGGTTGATCAGCGTCAGGTACTGGAACAGCCGGGGCATGTTCTCCACCGGGAAGAAGAACCCCGAGAGGATCATCGCCGGCAGGAAGAACATGAACATCGTCATGAACGCTTCCTGCGTGGTGTTCGAGACGGTGGAGATCAGCAGGCCGATCCCCAGGCCGCACACCACGTAGGCGAGGCTCACCAGGAACAGGAGCGCCAGGCTGCCCCGCAGCGGGATGTGGAACCACAGCGTCGCGACCGAGGTGATGAGCGCCAGGTCGATCATCGCGATCCCCACCACCGGCAGCGTCTTGCCGACGATCATCTCGGCCGGCGTGAGCGGGCTCACCATCAGCTGCTCCAGGGTGCCCAGCTCGCGCTCCCGCACCACCGCCAGCGTCGTCAGCAGCAGCGACATCAGCATCATCAGGTTCCCGACCACGCCGGGGACGTTGTAGACCCGGCTCTCGAGGTTCGGGTTGTACCATGCCCGCACCCGCAGGTCCACGCCGGGCGTCTTCCCGCCCGGCAGCCTCGCCGTCTGCGCCACCTGGCTTCCGTGCTCCTGGCCGAAGCGGAGGATGATCTGGCTCGCGTACGCCTGCGCCACGGTCGCCGTGTTGGACGTCGTGCCGTCGATCAGCAGCTGCACGGTCGCCGGACGGCCCGACCCGAGGTCGGTCTGGAGGCCGCGCGGGATCTCGAGCGCGAGGATCGCGCGCCCGTGGTCGAGGGCTTCGGCCAGGTCGGCGGCGCGGGTCGCGACCTCCTCGACCCGGAAGTAGCCCGACGCGGTCAGCTCCTCCACCAGCTGGCGCGAGGTCGCGGTGTTGTCCCGGTCGTACAGCACCAGCGCGGTGTTCCTCACGTCGGTGTTGACCGCGTAGCCGAAGACGATGAGCTGGAGGATCGGGGCCATGAAGATGACCCGCAGTGCCCGCGGGTCGCGCAGCGTCTGGGTCAGCTCCTTGCGCGCCAGGTGCGCCAGCCGGTCGAGGTCGAGCCCGAGCAGCCTCACGCGATCTCCTTCTTGAACGCGTGGACCGCCAGGCCGAGCCCGACCACGGCGAAGACGATCATCCCCACCGCCTGGCCCCACAGCACCTCGAACCCGACCCCCTTGAGGAAGATGCCCCGCACGGCCGTGATGAAGTAGCGGGCCGGCACCACGAGGCTGATGACCTGCAGCACCTTGGGCATGCTGGCGATGTCGAACATCAGCCCCGAGAGCAGGGTCGCCGGCAGGAAGGTGGTGATCATCGCCAGCTGGGTGGCGAGGAACTGCGACTTGGACGTCGCGCTGATGAAGATCCCGAGGCCCTGCGCCCCCACGAGGAACAGGAACGCCATCGCCATCAGGAAGAACGGATTGCCCCGGAACGGCACCGCGAACACGACGCCGCCCACGACCGCCACCAGCACGATGTCCACGATGCCGATGCCGACGTACGGCAGCAGCTTGCCGAGGATCACCTCGAGGCGGTGCACCGGCGTGGCCGCGAGCTGCTCCATCGTCCCGCGCTCCCACTCCCGCGCGATGGTGAGCGCGGTGAGCAGCGCCGAGAGGATCATCATGATCGTCGCCATCAGGCCCGGCACGATCATGTTGCTGCTCTTGAGGTCCTCGTTGTACCACACCCGCGACTGGGCCTGGAGGGGCACCGGCAGCGCCTGGCCCTTGAGGACCGCGTGCACCGAGTACGTGGTCGTGATGGCCTGCGCGTAGTTGATGGCGATGGAGGCGGTGTTCGCGTCGCCGCCGTCCACCAGGGCCTGCACCGGCGCCGGCTGGCGCGCCGTCAGATTGCGCGAGAAGTCCGGCGGGATCACCAGCACCAGGCGGACGTCGGCCCGCTGGAGGAGCGGCGAGATCCGGCGCTCGTCGTCGAGCTGCGCGGTGACGAGGAAG
Protein-coding sequences here:
- a CDS encoding VOC family protein, coding for MQKITTFLTFRDQAEEAVTLYTSVFKNSRITSTRRYGDAGPGPKGAVMTMAFELEGQPFMALNGGPSFTFAEGISLFVDCETQAEVDALWEKLTAGGGKPGRCGWLTDRFGVSWQIVPSVLGEVLGGKDAEGAKRAMQAMLTMAKLDIAALRRAYEGKSAGGSARAG
- a CDS encoding ABC transporter permease → MRLLGLDLDRLAHLARKELTQTLRDPRALRVIFMAPILQLIVFGYAVNTDVRNTALVLYDRDNTATSRQLVEELTASGYFRVEEVATRAADLAEALDHGRAILALEIPRGLQTDLGSGRPATVQLLIDGTTSNTATVAQAYASQIILRFGQEHGSQVAQTARLPGGKTPGVDLRVRAWYNPNLESRVYNVPGVVGNLMMLMSLLLTTLAVVRERELGTLEQLMVSPLTPAEMIVGKTLPVVGIAMIDLALITSVATLWFHIPLRGSLALLFLVSLAYVVCGLGIGLLISTVSNTTQEAFMTMFMFFLPAMILSGFFFPVENMPRLFQYLTLINPVRYYVEAVRAIFLKGAGLAVLWPELAVLAAMGGTILWFASTRFRKTSA
- a CDS encoding ABC transporter permease; this encodes MARLSLRRLWAMARKEWLHVRRDTRSLAMAFVVPAVMVVMFGYIISFDVTDIRMAVLDRDRTTQSRDLVDAFRSSGYFLVTAQLDDERRISPLLQRADVRLVLVIPPDFSRNLTARQPAPVQALVDGGDANTASIAINYAQAITTTYSVHAVLKGQALPVPLQAQSRVWYNEDLKSSNMIVPGLMATIMMILSALLTALTIAREWERGTMEQLAATPVHRLEVILGKLLPYVGIGIVDIVLVAVVGGVVFAVPFRGNPFFLMAMAFLFLVGAQGLGIFISATSKSQFLATQLAMITTFLPATLLSGLMFDIASMPKVLQVISLVVPARYFITAVRGIFLKGVGFEVLWGQAVGMIVFAVVGLGLAVHAFKKEIA